The following proteins come from a genomic window of Paramisgurnus dabryanus chromosome 19, PD_genome_1.1, whole genome shotgun sequence:
- the cart4 gene encoding cocaine- and amphetamine-regulated transcript 4 encodes MDSIRSAVYLSICLSLLFVCRGQMSMDNQLSVQEEQFIKRDLAEALDQLLDGDQEQRLSVEKKASIIPRCDVGERCAMKHGPRIGRLCDCLRGTACNTFFLRCY; translated from the exons ATGGACAGCATCAGATCAGCTGTATACCTGAGCATCTGTCTCTCTTTACTGTTCGTCTGTCGGGGTCAGATGTCAATGGATAATCAACTATCCGTACAAGAGGAACAATTTATCAAAAGAGATCTG GCTGAGGCTCTCGACCAACTTTTGGATGGAGATCAGGAGCAGCGGTTATCTGTGGAGAAAAAAGCCAGCATCATACCAAGG TGTGATGTGGGTGAGCGTTGCGCTATGAAGCATGGACCACGCATCGGGCGGTTATGTGACTGTCTGCGGGGAACTGCCTGCAATACTTTCTTCCTGCGCTGTTACTGA